A single region of the Actinoplanes sp. SE50/110 genome encodes:
- a CDS encoding enoyl-CoA hydratase-related protein: MRFRRRSVPETLPVVVPPRRLSRPWALSVTVPATPERVHAYLTHAATMADWMVMHTGWPADPPGVVHGGSRFRQRVRLMGTPVEVRWTVRDAERPRTLWLDGTGPMGIEVGVYLSLAAGEGGTVVRLDGGVQGGPTDGPLGAMVARSLTDALRTSLRRLTAVDLTATGPVIGGPDDAASGRVRPPEKSGKIRHERTGIDLDPWTPVIVGAGQVSDRSSTDDPVTLAVRALREAATDAGRPGLLPMADTIGWVASVSWQYLSAGALIAEAVGATPTHTVQTSLFGGDGPLRLLNDIAAAITRGETSIALLAGAESAATAAAADRAGHPLNWPRQPDGTAPTRILGSDREPNNTPETDAGLVSPLHLYALIENALRARHGRTPQQHQAVITELWSRFADVAATNPYAWLPGPRTPADLATPGPVNRPVCHPYTKLLTANLQVNQASGLIVCSVRAATEAGIPQDRWVFPHAGAHASDAWFVTERDDLTASPAIGAIGRAILAHTGTTINDIRHIDLYACFPSAVQIAAAELGLPLDDPARPLTVTGGLTFAGGPGNNYAGHSVATLVSRLRADPDGFGLATALGWYLTKHAATILSAHPPRAGFRDIDAGLRLPRALRPAASSGSGGTLEAYTVTYHRDGTPATGIVTELGPDGTRIVRTADPASLLDGDPLRPFPRPAALTPVEVAWHGPVTVIRLNRPEARNVVDPLTARALQRAIGDFEADPDARVAVLTGTGPTFCAGTDPETAALGPIGKPLIAAVEGVAVAGGFALALAADLIVAADDALFGLPEVTEGLVAAGLTRLARRLPRAVALELALTGEPMPARRLHDLGLVNRITAPGKAYGQAIDLAVSIAAHPAAAVLLSQRAVAECGGDDLRRKG; encoded by the coding sequence ATGCGCTTCCGCCGCCGTTCCGTGCCCGAGACCTTGCCCGTCGTCGTCCCGCCGCGCCGGCTGAGCCGTCCCTGGGCACTGTCCGTGACGGTCCCGGCCACCCCGGAGCGCGTCCACGCCTACCTGACGCACGCCGCCACGATGGCCGACTGGATGGTCATGCACACCGGCTGGCCGGCCGATCCGCCCGGCGTGGTCCACGGCGGGAGCCGCTTCCGTCAGCGGGTCAGGCTGATGGGCACACCGGTCGAGGTGCGCTGGACGGTGCGGGACGCCGAGCGTCCGCGGACGCTGTGGCTGGACGGCACCGGTCCGATGGGGATCGAGGTCGGCGTCTATCTCTCGCTGGCGGCGGGGGAGGGCGGCACGGTGGTGCGGCTCGACGGTGGGGTGCAGGGCGGCCCCACGGACGGGCCGCTGGGCGCGATGGTCGCCCGCAGCCTCACCGACGCCCTGCGCACCTCACTGCGGCGACTGACCGCCGTCGACCTCACCGCGACCGGCCCGGTCATCGGCGGCCCGGACGATGCCGCGTCCGGGCGCGTCCGCCCACCGGAGAAATCCGGAAAAATCCGACATGAGCGTACGGGGATCGACCTCGACCCGTGGACCCCGGTCATCGTCGGCGCCGGCCAGGTCAGCGACCGTTCCAGCACCGACGACCCGGTCACCCTCGCGGTCCGCGCCCTGCGCGAGGCCGCCACCGACGCCGGCCGACCAGGCCTGCTGCCGATGGCCGACACCATCGGCTGGGTCGCCAGCGTCTCCTGGCAGTACCTCTCCGCCGGCGCCCTGATCGCCGAAGCCGTCGGCGCCACCCCCACCCACACCGTCCAGACCAGCCTGTTCGGCGGTGACGGCCCGCTGCGCCTGCTCAACGACATCGCCGCCGCCATCACCCGCGGCGAGACCAGCATCGCCCTGCTCGCCGGCGCCGAATCCGCCGCCACCGCGGCCGCCGCCGATCGCGCCGGCCACCCGCTGAACTGGCCCCGACAGCCGGACGGCACCGCGCCCACCCGCATCCTCGGCTCCGACCGGGAGCCCAACAACACCCCGGAGACCGACGCCGGCCTGGTCTCCCCGCTGCACCTGTACGCCCTGATCGAGAACGCCCTGCGCGCCCGCCACGGCCGCACCCCGCAGCAGCACCAGGCGGTGATCACCGAGTTGTGGTCCCGCTTCGCCGACGTCGCCGCCACCAACCCGTACGCCTGGCTTCCCGGGCCCCGCACCCCGGCCGACCTCGCCACCCCCGGCCCCGTGAACCGCCCGGTGTGCCATCCCTACACCAAGCTGCTCACCGCGAATTTGCAGGTCAACCAGGCGAGCGGCCTGATCGTGTGTTCCGTGCGGGCAGCGACCGAGGCGGGCATCCCGCAGGACCGGTGGGTCTTCCCGCACGCCGGCGCCCACGCGAGCGACGCATGGTTCGTCACCGAACGCGACGACCTCACCGCCTCCCCGGCGATCGGCGCGATCGGCCGGGCCATCCTGGCCCACACCGGGACGACGATCAACGACATCAGGCACATCGACCTGTACGCGTGTTTCCCGTCCGCCGTGCAGATCGCCGCCGCCGAGCTCGGCCTGCCGCTCGACGACCCGGCCCGCCCGCTGACCGTGACGGGTGGGCTGACCTTCGCGGGCGGCCCGGGCAACAACTATGCCGGGCACTCGGTCGCCACCCTGGTGTCCCGGCTGCGCGCCGACCCGGACGGGTTCGGCCTGGCCACCGCGCTCGGCTGGTATCTCACCAAGCACGCCGCCACCATCCTGTCCGCGCATCCGCCGCGCGCCGGGTTCCGGGACATCGACGCGGGCCTGCGCCTGCCCCGGGCACTGCGCCCGGCCGCGTCCTCGGGGTCGGGCGGCACCCTGGAGGCCTACACCGTCACCTATCACCGGGACGGCACCCCGGCCACCGGCATCGTCACGGAGCTCGGCCCGGACGGGACGCGCATCGTCCGTACCGCCGATCCCGCCTCTCTTCTCGACGGTGACCCGCTGCGACCCTTCCCCCGACCGGCCGCCCTGACCCCGGTCGAGGTGGCCTGGCACGGCCCGGTGACGGTGATCCGGCTCAACCGCCCCGAGGCCCGCAACGTCGTCGATCCGCTCACCGCCCGGGCCCTGCAACGCGCGATCGGCGACTTCGAAGCCGATCCGGACGCCCGGGTCGCGGTGCTCACCGGCACCGGCCCGACGTTCTGCGCCGGCACGGACCCGGAGACGGCGGCCCTCGGGCCGATCGGCAAGCCGCTGATCGCCGCGGTCGAGGGGGTCGCCGTGGCCGGCGGGTTCGCCCTCGCCCTGGCCGCCGACCTGATCGTGGCCGCCGACGACGCGCTGTTCGGCCTCCCCGAGGTGACCGAGGGGCTGGTCGCGGCCGGACTGACCCGGCTGGCCCGCCGGTTGCCCCGGGCCGTCGCACTGGAGTTGGCGCTGACCGGTGAGCCGATGCCGGCCCGGCGCCTGCACGACCTCGGGCTGGTCAACCGGATCACCGCGCCCGGCAAGGCGTACGGCCAAGCAATCGATCTAGCGGTCTCGATCGCCGCCCACCCGGCGGCGGCGGTGCTGCTCTCCCAGCGTGCCGTCGCCGAGTGCGGCGGCGACGACCTGCGGCGGAAGGGCTGA
- a CDS encoding nucleotide pyrophosphohydrolase: MDDVTARVRAFAAEREWQPFHTPKNLAMALAGEVGELLAELQWLTPEQSAAVMSDPDLGPRVRAEIGDVTIYLVRLADVLGIDLIEASLDKLAEAGRRYTVEAARGSSTKIIN, encoded by the coding sequence CTGGATGATGTGACCGCGCGGGTGCGCGCCTTCGCCGCCGAACGCGAGTGGCAGCCCTTCCACACGCCGAAGAATCTGGCGATGGCTCTCGCGGGCGAGGTCGGCGAGCTGCTCGCCGAGCTGCAGTGGCTGACCCCGGAGCAGTCCGCCGCGGTGATGAGCGACCCGGATCTCGGTCCACGGGTGCGCGCCGAGATCGGCGACGTCACCATCTACCTGGTGCGGCTCGCCGACGTGCTCGGCATCGACCTGATCGAGGCGTCCCTCGACAAACTCGCCGAAGCCGGCCGGCGCTACACCGTCGAGGCGGCGCGCGGTTCGTCCACCAAGATCATCAATTGA
- a CDS encoding TetR/AcrR family transcriptional regulator — protein sequence MRRTQAQRSAATRTRILEATCQSLVERGYAETTTAEVQARAGVPRGTLLHHFPTKVDLLVASVQHVARRRLDALTAELAEVTGDGLDAYIDAVWHSFSAPMFWAALELWAAARTDEELRAALLPVEKEIFGVLHERAVAVLGDDPRVPGVTQMTFEVMTGLLMTGIVSGDPVAGELPIRRWKRAAATLLGRASSTRGQ from the coding sequence GTGAGGCGTACCCAGGCCCAGCGCAGCGCGGCCACCCGGACCCGGATCCTGGAGGCCACCTGCCAGTCCCTGGTCGAGCGGGGCTACGCGGAGACGACCACGGCCGAGGTCCAGGCCCGGGCCGGAGTGCCCCGCGGCACCCTGCTGCACCACTTCCCGACCAAGGTGGACCTGCTGGTCGCGTCGGTCCAGCACGTGGCCCGGCGCCGGCTCGACGCGCTGACCGCCGAGCTGGCCGAGGTCACCGGCGACGGGCTGGACGCCTACATCGACGCGGTGTGGCACTCCTTCTCGGCGCCGATGTTCTGGGCCGCGCTCGAACTGTGGGCCGCGGCCCGCACCGACGAGGAGTTGCGGGCCGCGCTGCTGCCGGTGGAGAAGGAGATCTTCGGGGTGCTGCACGAGCGGGCGGTCGCGGTGCTCGGCGACGACCCGCGGGTGCCGGGCGTGACGCAGATGACCTTCGAGGTGATGACCGGGCTGCTGATGACCGGGATCGTCAGCGGCGACCCGGTCGCCGGTGAGCTGCCGATCCGGCGGTGGAAACGGGCCGCGGCGACTCTCCTCGGCCGTGCTTCGTCCACGAGAGGACAGTGA
- a CDS encoding YciI family protein, whose translation MTRYLISFNDGAMDHIARAELGDVAEATHAVAQEAMDAGVWVFGAGLERQRASVVATDGVVTDGPYPETKEVIGGFAVVEVATREEALAWAARIAAACRCAQEVREVLPDAVQDEMFRRAGRNR comes from the coding sequence ATGACGCGGTATCTGATCTCGTTCAACGACGGTGCGATGGACCACATCGCCCGCGCGGAGCTCGGCGACGTGGCCGAGGCCACCCACGCGGTGGCGCAGGAGGCGATGGACGCCGGGGTCTGGGTGTTCGGCGCCGGGCTGGAGCGCCAGCGGGCCAGCGTGGTGGCCACCGACGGGGTCGTCACCGACGGGCCGTACCCGGAGACGAAAGAGGTGATCGGCGGCTTCGCTGTCGTCGAGGTGGCGACGCGGGAGGAGGCGCTGGCGTGGGCGGCGCGCATCGCGGCTGCCTGCCGGTGCGCGCAGGAGGTGCGGGAAGTGCTGCCGGACGCGGTGCAGGACGAGATGTTCCGCCGGGCCGGCCGGAACCGGTGA
- a CDS encoding AMP-binding protein: MSVLENVHAVLRMHQIGIVNLLRPDRLAGAAVRNARLGPQAALIMKAAAEHPHAPALTDERGTLNYRQLDEQSNALARALTELRLPPRSVIGVVARDHRGLVLTISAAARAGLRLALMNTGLAPQQFAEVVARENVRAVLYDSEFAALADAVPDTVPRYLTWADEGAADRTIDMLIAGQPTTPLPLPDRPAGFIILTSGTTGLPKGAPRTRVSPLASALIADRIPFPRQGAIVVASPLFHSTGFGAWTVGLALADHAVLLRRFDAERILRAIADHRASMLVAVPTMLTRILALGPETIARYDTTSLRTVFVAGSPLAPELTNRFQDTFGEVVYNVYGSTEVAVASVAQPAESRRAPGTVGRPPVTVRVALYDDEGTRVTRPHVTARVFVRTGIPFEGYTDGRHKQVIDGHMATGDRGHLDENGLLYIDGRDDDMIISGGENVYPVEVENLLTERDDVIEAAVIGVDDPEFGTRLRAYIVPAEHSARDPQEIRDYVKALLARYKVPRDVVFIDELPRNATGKVLRRLLQ; the protein is encoded by the coding sequence GTGAGCGTCCTGGAGAATGTGCACGCGGTGCTGCGGATGCACCAGATCGGCATCGTGAACCTGCTCCGCCCCGATCGTCTGGCCGGCGCCGCGGTCCGCAACGCCCGGCTCGGCCCGCAAGCCGCCCTGATCATGAAGGCCGCCGCCGAGCACCCGCACGCCCCGGCGCTCACCGACGAGCGCGGCACCCTGAACTACCGGCAGCTGGACGAGCAGTCCAATGCGCTGGCCCGCGCCCTGACCGAGCTGCGCCTGCCGCCCCGCTCGGTGATCGGCGTCGTCGCCCGTGACCACCGCGGCCTGGTCCTGACGATCAGCGCCGCGGCCCGGGCCGGCCTGCGCCTCGCGCTGATGAACACCGGGCTCGCCCCGCAGCAGTTCGCCGAGGTGGTGGCCCGGGAGAACGTCCGCGCCGTGCTCTACGACAGCGAGTTCGCGGCCCTCGCCGACGCCGTGCCGGACACCGTCCCGCGCTATCTGACCTGGGCCGACGAGGGCGCCGCGGACCGGACCATCGACATGCTGATCGCCGGGCAGCCGACCACCCCGCTGCCGCTGCCGGACCGCCCGGCCGGCTTCATCATCCTGACCAGCGGCACCACCGGCCTGCCCAAGGGCGCCCCGCGGACCAGGGTGTCGCCGCTGGCCAGCGCGCTGATCGCGGACCGGATCCCGTTCCCGCGGCAGGGCGCGATCGTGGTCGCCTCGCCGCTGTTCCACAGCACCGGCTTCGGCGCCTGGACCGTCGGGCTCGCCCTCGCCGACCACGCCGTCCTGCTGCGCCGCTTCGACGCCGAACGCATCCTGCGCGCGATCGCCGACCACCGGGCGTCGATGCTGGTCGCGGTCCCGACGATGCTCACCCGGATTCTCGCTCTGGGTCCGGAGACGATCGCCCGGTACGACACGACGTCGCTGCGCACGGTCTTCGTCGCGGGGTCACCGCTCGCGCCGGAGCTGACCAACCGCTTCCAGGACACGTTCGGGGAGGTGGTCTACAACGTGTACGGCTCCACCGAGGTGGCCGTGGCGTCGGTCGCCCAGCCCGCCGAGTCGCGCCGCGCGCCGGGCACGGTGGGCCGGCCGCCGGTCACCGTGCGCGTCGCCCTCTACGACGACGAGGGGACGCGGGTCACCCGCCCGCACGTCACCGCGCGGGTGTTCGTGCGGACCGGGATCCCGTTCGAGGGCTACACCGACGGGCGGCACAAGCAGGTCATCGACGGCCACATGGCCACCGGCGACCGCGGGCACCTCGACGAGAACGGGCTGCTCTACATCGACGGCCGGGACGACGACATGATCATCTCGGGTGGCGAGAACGTCTACCCGGTCGAGGTGGAGAACCTGCTCACCGAACGCGACGACGTGATCGAGGCCGCAGTGATCGGCGTGGACGATCCGGAGTTCGGCACGCGGCTGCGCGCCTACATCGTCCCCGCCGAGCACTCCGCGCGCGACCCCCAGGAGATCCGCGACTACGTCAAGGCGCTGCTCGCCCGGTACAAGGTGCCCCGGGACGTCGTCTTCATCGACGAACTGCCCCGCAACGCCACCGGAAAGGTGCTGCGCCGCCTACTGCAGTAG
- a CDS encoding acyl-CoA dehydrogenase family protein, whose protein sequence is MYADPFETPERGTLREAMATFVRREVVPFLDAWERAGEIPRELHAGAAKAGLYGVGFPEEAGGDGGDTVDMVVATEAFLEAGGSSGAHAALFTHGIALPHMIAAGDPSLIDRFVRPALAGQKIGSLGVTEPDAGSDVGALRTTAVRDGDDYVVNGAKMFITSGTRADFVTTAVRTGGPGAAGISLLVVERGTPGFTVSRKLDKMGWHCSDTAELSFADCRVPAANLIGAEHGGFPLIAQVFVPERIITAVHAYSVAQRCLDLTLVQVRARETFGRPLISRQVVRHKLVEMRQRIELARTFTRRVAARHAAGDWVPGEACLAKNAAVDAGKYVVDEAVQLHGGMGYLRESEVERHYRDIRILGIGAGATEVMADLAAKIFEYDR, encoded by the coding sequence ATGTACGCCGATCCGTTCGAGACTCCGGAACGCGGCACGCTGCGCGAGGCGATGGCGACGTTCGTACGACGGGAGGTCGTGCCTTTCCTCGATGCCTGGGAGCGGGCCGGCGAGATCCCCCGGGAGCTGCACGCCGGCGCCGCGAAAGCCGGCCTGTACGGCGTCGGGTTCCCCGAGGAGGCCGGCGGGGACGGTGGCGACACCGTCGACATGGTGGTGGCGACCGAGGCGTTCCTCGAGGCGGGCGGCTCGTCCGGCGCGCACGCGGCGCTGTTCACGCACGGCATCGCGCTCCCCCACATGATCGCGGCCGGCGATCCTTCGCTGATCGACCGTTTCGTCCGGCCGGCGCTGGCCGGGCAGAAGATCGGCTCGCTGGGCGTGACCGAGCCGGACGCCGGTTCCGACGTCGGCGCGTTGCGGACCACCGCGGTCCGCGACGGCGACGACTATGTGGTCAACGGGGCCAAGATGTTCATCACCTCGGGCACCCGGGCCGATTTCGTGACCACCGCGGTCCGCACCGGTGGCCCCGGCGCCGCCGGGATCAGCCTGCTGGTCGTCGAACGCGGCACACCCGGTTTCACGGTGTCCCGCAAGCTCGACAAGATGGGCTGGCACTGCTCCGACACGGCCGAGCTGTCCTTCGCCGACTGCCGCGTCCCGGCCGCCAACCTGATCGGCGCCGAGCACGGCGGTTTCCCGCTGATCGCCCAGGTCTTCGTCCCGGAACGGATCATCACGGCGGTGCACGCGTACTCGGTGGCGCAGCGCTGCCTGGATCTCACGCTCGTCCAGGTGCGCGCCCGGGAGACGTTCGGACGGCCGTTGATCAGCCGCCAGGTGGTCCGCCACAAACTGGTCGAGATGCGCCAGCGGATCGAACTGGCCCGCACCTTCACCCGCCGGGTCGCCGCCCGCCACGCCGCCGGCGACTGGGTTCCCGGCGAGGCGTGCCTGGCCAAGAACGCCGCCGTCGACGCCGGCAAGTACGTCGTCGACGAGGCGGTCCAGCTGCACGGCGGCATGGGTTACCTGCGCGAGTCCGAGGTCGAACGTCACTACCGCGACATCCGGATCCTCGGCATCGGCGCCGGCGCCACCGAGGTGATGGCCGACCTCGCCGCGAAGATCTTCGAGTACGACCGCTGA
- the selA gene encoding L-seryl-tRNA(Sec) selenium transferase, whose amino-acid sequence MDPRRQIPRTDAVLEDPRLVAAAVRLGREPVKAAVRAAQQRVRDGELDAADVAGAAVAALPETAGGLRTVLNATGVVLHTNLGRAPLSAAAVEAVVAASGHTDVELDLATGRRARRGRGALASLAAAVPRAGAVHVVNNGAAALVLAATALAACREIVVSRGEMVEIGDGFRLPDLLESTGARLREVGTTNRTSAADYAAVVGPQTGFILKVHPSNFVVRGFTSAVAVGALTGFGVPVVADIGSGLLAPDPLLPDEPDADGTLRAGADLVIASGDKLLGGPQAGLLLGDADLVERLRRHPLARALRVDKLTLAALRATVAGPVTPTWAALRYDPDELRDRTGRLAAALDGIPVRVVPSVAVVGGGGAPELQVPSWSLSLPISYAVSLRVATPAIVGRVEHGRLLLDLRCVPPAADPQVAAAIRAVSCE is encoded by the coding sequence GTGGATCCGCGGCGGCAGATACCCCGTACCGACGCCGTGCTCGAAGATCCTCGCCTGGTGGCCGCGGCCGTCCGGCTCGGCCGGGAGCCGGTGAAAGCGGCGGTCCGGGCGGCCCAGCAGCGGGTGCGGGACGGCGAACTGGACGCGGCGGACGTCGCCGGGGCCGCGGTGGCGGCGCTGCCGGAGACCGCGGGCGGGCTGCGGACGGTCCTCAACGCGACCGGCGTCGTGCTGCACACCAACCTGGGGCGGGCGCCGCTGTCCGCGGCGGCGGTCGAGGCGGTCGTCGCGGCCAGCGGACACACCGATGTCGAGCTGGATCTGGCCACCGGGCGGCGGGCACGGCGCGGACGGGGTGCGCTGGCGTCGCTGGCGGCGGCGGTGCCGCGGGCCGGGGCGGTGCACGTGGTCAACAACGGGGCGGCGGCGCTGGTGCTGGCGGCGACGGCGCTGGCCGCGTGCCGGGAGATCGTGGTCAGCCGGGGGGAGATGGTGGAGATCGGGGACGGCTTCCGGCTGCCGGATCTCCTGGAGTCGACCGGGGCGCGGCTGCGGGAGGTGGGCACCACCAACCGGACCTCGGCCGCCGACTATGCGGCGGTGGTCGGGCCGCAGACCGGGTTCATCCTCAAGGTGCATCCGTCGAATTTCGTGGTGCGCGGCTTCACCAGCGCCGTCGCGGTCGGTGCGCTGACCGGGTTCGGGGTGCCGGTGGTGGCGGACATCGGGTCGGGGCTGCTCGCGCCGGATCCGCTGCTGCCCGACGAGCCGGATGCGGACGGCACGCTGCGCGCCGGCGCCGATCTGGTGATCGCCAGCGGGGACAAACTGCTCGGCGGCCCGCAGGCCGGGCTGCTGCTCGGCGACGCTGACCTCGTCGAACGCCTGCGCCGGCACCCGCTGGCACGCGCCCTGCGAGTGGACAAACTGACGCTGGCCGCCCTGCGGGCGACCGTCGCCGGTCCGGTCACACCGACCTGGGCCGCGCTCCGCTACGACCCGGACGAACTGCGGGACCGCACCGGACGCCTGGCGGCGGCCCTGGACGGCATCCCGGTCCGGGTGGTCCCGTCGGTCGCGGTCGTCGGCGGCGGCGGCGCCCCGGAGCTTCAGGTCCCGTCGTGGTCACTGTCGTTGCCGATTTCGTACGCGGTGAGCCTGCGTGTCGCCACCCCTGCGATCGTCGGACGGGTGGAGCACGGCCGCCTCCTGCTCGACCTGCGGTGCGTGCCACCCGCTGCGGACCCGCAGGTCGCCGCCGCGATCAGAGCCGTGTCATGCGAGTAA
- a CDS encoding Asp23/Gls24 family envelope stress response protein → MNDGFHADRTQEMFLAVAPPVPPQTGGADVIEVAAYRGDTVFEREVIEKLAAAAARSVPGVAELGGDVARFFNAVLDRVGLDKVGDATRGVHARVDGIDVDITVVLCLRAGEVVSEVTSEVRARVIEAVEKYGVQVNNCTVKVDDILMPE, encoded by the coding sequence ATGAACGACGGGTTCCACGCGGACCGTACGCAGGAGATGTTCCTCGCGGTGGCGCCGCCGGTGCCGCCGCAGACCGGCGGGGCCGACGTCATCGAGGTGGCGGCGTATCGCGGCGACACCGTCTTCGAGCGCGAGGTGATCGAGAAGCTGGCGGCGGCGGCCGCGCGGTCGGTGCCGGGCGTGGCCGAGCTCGGCGGAGACGTCGCGCGGTTCTTCAACGCGGTGCTCGACAGGGTGGGCCTGGACAAGGTGGGTGACGCCACCCGCGGGGTGCACGCCCGGGTGGACGGCATCGACGTCGACATCACCGTGGTGCTCTGCCTGCGGGCCGGCGAGGTGGTGTCGGAGGTGACCAGCGAGGTGCGCGCCCGGGTGATCGAGGCGGTGGAGAAGTACGGGGTGCAGGTCAACAACTGCACGGTCAAAGTGGACGACATCCTGATGCCGGAGTGA
- the selB gene encoding selenocysteine-specific translation elongation factor, whose translation MRVVATAGHVDHGKSTLVRALTGMEPDRWAEERRRGMTIDLGFAWTMLGSGTVVAFVDVPGHERFVPNMLAGVGPVPAAMIVVAADEGWRQQSAEHLAALDALGVRHGLLVVTRSDLADPGAATAVARAEIAATSLGAVEAVPVSAVTGAGLPELRAALDRLVGGLPEPDADAAVRLWIDRSFTIRGAGTVVTGTLGAGTLRAGDELALTGMDRPVRVRGLQSLGEPRAAVAAVARVAVNLRGVEKDAVARGAALLTPGRFRLTDLIDVRLHGAAFPTRAMPQPVPGEPPASVTPPVDAQAGRTGLSAGAQGPRPVDARAGRTGLSAGAQGPRPVDARAGRTGLSAGAQGPRQAGVQGLPTAAVDGLPATATLHVGSAAVPVRVRPLGVDTVRLRLGRALPLRIGDRALLRDPGRHLVIAGVTVLDVAPPAVRRRAARVAELATMDGRPDLAGELRRRLLVRGSVLLGMGVPPRSPVAGDWYADPAHWAALRARLRDEVGDYVAGNPLEPGIPIDDLRHRLGLPDRVLVEALVEPPLTIRGGRVGAGPRELPAALLAALEKAFDRERPFTAPEAHRLSDLGLGARQLAAAVRLGLLVQLAPAVVLPAGAPERAADVLTAIPQPFTLSEARRALDTSRRVAVPLLELLDRTGVTRRLADDRRTVN comes from the coding sequence GTGCGGGTAGTCGCGACCGCGGGACATGTGGATCACGGAAAGTCGACGCTGGTGCGGGCGTTGACCGGGATGGAACCGGACCGGTGGGCCGAGGAGCGGCGCCGGGGGATGACGATCGACCTGGGGTTCGCCTGGACGATGCTGGGTTCCGGGACGGTCGTGGCGTTCGTGGACGTGCCGGGGCATGAGCGGTTCGTGCCGAACATGCTGGCCGGGGTGGGGCCGGTGCCGGCCGCGATGATCGTGGTGGCCGCCGACGAGGGGTGGCGGCAGCAGTCGGCGGAGCACCTGGCCGCTCTGGACGCGCTCGGGGTGCGCCACGGGCTGCTCGTGGTGACCCGGTCGGACCTGGCCGACCCGGGTGCGGCGACGGCGGTGGCACGGGCCGAGATCGCGGCGACCTCGCTGGGCGCGGTGGAGGCGGTGCCGGTCAGCGCGGTGACCGGTGCCGGGCTTCCCGAGCTGCGGGCGGCCCTGGACCGGCTGGTGGGCGGGCTGCCGGAGCCGGATGCCGACGCGGCGGTGCGGCTGTGGATCGACCGGTCGTTCACGATCCGCGGGGCGGGGACCGTGGTGACCGGCACGCTCGGCGCGGGCACCCTGCGGGCCGGGGACGAGCTCGCGCTGACCGGTATGGATCGGCCGGTGCGGGTGCGCGGGCTGCAGAGCCTGGGTGAGCCGCGCGCCGCGGTCGCCGCGGTCGCCCGGGTGGCGGTCAACCTGCGCGGCGTGGAGAAGGACGCGGTGGCGCGCGGGGCGGCGCTGCTGACCCCGGGCCGGTTCCGCCTGACCGACCTGATCGACGTCCGACTGCACGGTGCGGCATTCCCGACGAGAGCGATGCCACAACCGGTCCCGGGAGAGCCGCCGGCGAGCGTGACGCCGCCGGTGGACGCGCAGGCGGGCCGGACAGGTTTGTCGGCGGGGGCGCAGGGGCCGCGCCCGGTGGACGCGCGGGCGGGCCGGACAGGTTTGTCGGCGGGGGCGCAGGGGCCGCGCCCGGTGGACGCGCGGGCGGGCCGGACAGGTTTGTCGGCGGGGGCGCAGGGGCCGCGCCAGGCGGGGGTGCAGGGGCTGCCGACGGCGGCGGTGGACGGGCTGCCGGCGACCGCGACGCTGCATGTGGGCTCGGCGGCGGTGCCGGTGCGGGTGCGCCCGCTCGGGGTGGACACCGTGCGGCTGCGACTCGGGCGGGCGCTGCCGTTGCGGATCGGGGATCGGGCGCTGCTGCGGGATCCGGGGCGGCATCTGGTGATCGCCGGGGTGACCGTGCTGGACGTGGCGCCGCCGGCGGTGCGGCGGCGGGCGGCCCGGGTGGCCGAGCTGGCCACCATGGACGGTCGTCCCGACCTGGCCGGGGAGCTGCGGCGGCGGTTGCTGGTCCGCGGGTCCGTGCTGCTGGGCATGGGTGTCCCGCCGCGGTCACCGGTGGCGGGGGACTGGTATGCGGACCCGGCGCACTGGGCGGCGCTGCGGGCGCGGCTGCGGGACGAGGTCGGTGACTACGTCGCGGGGAATCCGCTGGAGCCGGGCATCCCGATCGACGATCTGCGGCACCGGCTCGGGCTGCCCGACCGGGTCCTGGTCGAGGCCCTGGTGGAGCCGCCGCTGACGATCCGCGGCGGCCGGGTGGGCGCCGGGCCGCGGGAACTGCCGGCCGCGCTGCTGGCGGCCCTGGAGAAGGCTTTCGACCGGGAGCGGCCGTTCACCGCCCCGGAGGCCCACCGGCTGAGCGACCTCGGGCTGGGCGCCCGGCAGCTGGCCGCCGCGGTCCGCCTCGGGCTGCTGGTCCAGTTGGCGCCGGCCGTGGTGCTGCCGGCCGGCGCGCCGGAACGGGCCGCGGACGTGCTGACGGCGATCCCGCAGCCGTTCACGCTCAGCGAGGCGCGGCGGGCGCTGGACACCAGCCGCCGGGTCGCGGTGCCGCTGCTCGAACTGCTGGACCGGACCGGTGTGACGCGGCGGCTGGCGGACGACCGTCGTACGGTCAATTGA